In Lathyrus oleraceus cultivar Zhongwan6 unplaced genomic scaffold, CAAS_Psat_ZW6_1.0 chrUn0029, whole genome shotgun sequence, the genomic window ATAAGACCAAATTGCAATTTGGAATCTTTcaaaacaaaattagtatgtattagtattgatattttttatgattaatttataatttatttaattaaatgtAATTTGTTTTCTTACTATTAATTTATAATTTGCttttaatttataattattaattttttatggTACTATATTAGAGAAGAACacaacataataaaatataattgaatATTAATTAAAGTCTTTAATATTCTTTGATGATTAATTTataatttcttttatttaatgtaattgattttttttgttattgATGTAGGAACACAATTTCACAACAGGATAATTAGTAGATCATCGACGAACACAAAAGACATTGTGAGAAATTTCAAGTTTTTCTTATTATGTCTCCTAAGATGCCTCCTAAGAGTAGAAAATTTGAATGTGGAAATGATAAAcgtaagaaaaagaaaaaaaatgaagagTTAATTCAATCTCAAGTAGGAGCTCTTGATAAATTTTTAATCAAAGAAccacaagtttcaaatgaaagtCGTTATGTTGATAATATTGATAGTTTGCCtattgaaaatgataatcttgatagtgtgcctattgaaaatgataatcttgatagtgtgcccattgaaaatgataatcttgaTAGTATGCCCACTGAAAATGATAATCTTAATAGAATGCCcattgaaaatgataatcttgaTAGTGTGCCAATTGTTGATGAAGTTAATAATGATGATGATGccgatgatgatgatgatgatgataatgttgaTTATGATATATTTGATCCAAGAAATTAGGATCGTCTTCAACCTAAACTGATTGATTTATTAGTTGTGAAAGGTCCTAAAAGAGATAATTCTATTGTGAAGGGTCCTAGAGATAGTTTGAATAGACGTTTTACGGCTAATTTGTATACTAGAGCTTTAGCAAATGGAGAGGTGTGGGATAGAGATTGGCTTGTTTATTCGAAAGAGCTTGATAgagtattttgtttttgttgtaaAGTTTTTAAAAATGGGATTGTTAGGGGACAATTAGCAAATGAGGATTATAGTGATTGGGTACATGTTGGTGAAAGAATTAAAGAGCACGAGTTAGGCATGGAACATGTTAAAAATATGACTACTTGGTATGAGTATCGCAAAAGGCTGCAAAAATTTCAAACTATTGATAAAACAACTCAAAGATTAATTGAGAAAGAAAAGGATCACtgaaaaaatgttttaaaaagaGTTATTTCAATAGTGAAATTTCTTGCTAAGCATAATTTAGCCTTTTGTGGTTCTAAGGAGAAATTGTACGAAGATAGCAATGGAAACTTTTTGGGTTTGATTGAAATGTTAGCTGAATTTGACCCAATCATCCAAGAACATGTTAGACGTGTTACAACTCAAAAAGTTCATATTCATTATCTTGGGCATAACATACAAAATGAGTTGATTTCATTGCTTGGTTCTGCAATTAAAATTGAAATCATTAGAAAAATCAAACAGGCAAAGTATTTTTCAGTGATACTTGATTGTACTCCTGATGTTAGTCACCAAGAGCAGATGTCTTTGATAATAAGATATGTGGATATTTCTTCAGCTTCTGTTAGTATTGAGGAATCATTTTTAGGATTTTTGAATGTGAATGATACAAGTGGTCAGGGGCTTTTTGATGTTTTACAAAATGAATTGAAAGAACTTGGTCTCGATCTATTTGACGTGAGAGGGCAATGTTATGATAATGGGTCCAATATGAAAGGAAAACACCAAGGTGTGCAAAAGAGATTATTAGACATAAATTCGAGAGCCTTTTATACTACTTGTGGTTGTCATAGTCTTAATTTGACATTGTGTGATATGGCTAACTCTTGTATTAAAGCTATGAATTTTTTTGGAGTTGTTCAACGCATTTATACAAAATCATTGTCATCCACTCGTTGGGAGAGTCGTGTAGAAAGTGTCAAAGCTATAAGAACTCAAATGTTAGAATTTACAGAAGCTTTACTTGAAGTGTCAGAAAATGATCTTGATCCTAAAATACAAAATGAAGTTAAATCCTTAGCAACAAATGAGCTTGGTGATTTTGAGTTTTTAATGGCTATAATTATTTGGTTTGAAATATTATCTGCAATTAATTCTGTTAGCAAGCTTTTACAGGAAAAGGATATGCTTATTGATGTTGCTATGCAAAAAATTAAGGAGTTAATTTCGTATTTTGAGGGATATAGAGAAACATGTTTTTATAAGTTATTCATTAACGCTAAGGAAATTGAGGTGGAATTGAATATTGCCCAAATATTTCCTCAAAGGCGTATAATTAGAAGAAAAAGGCAATTTGATGAGAATTTGAATATCCTATCAGTCGAGCTATCAGAAGAAGAATCATTCAGGGTTAATTATTTACTTTACCTTGTTGATCAAGCTGTTGTTTCTCTTAATAAGAGGTTTGAGCAATACCAAGAGTATGAAAGTATTTTTGGTTTCTTGTTTACTTCTCACAAGTTACAATCATTAGATGATGCAACTTTGAAGTCTTGTTGTACTAACTTTGAGCAGGCATTGAAACATAATGAGCAATCTGATATTGATGGGAATGAATTTTTTGCAGAGTTGAAGTTACTAAGAGAAATGTTGCCTGAAGGAACCATAAGACCTACtgatatattattattatttttaaaaggATTGGATTGTTTTCCTAATACAGTTATTGCATATAGAATCTTATTGACTATTCCTGTGACAGTTGCTTCAGCAGAAAGAAGTTTTTCAAAATTGAAATTGTTAAAGACTTACTTGCGGTCTACCATGTCACAAGAAAGGCTTAATGGATTGGTATTAATAGCTATTGAAAATGATATTTTGGAGACAATAAAATATGAAGACTTAGTTGACTATTTTGCTTCAAAAAATGTTCGTAGGAAGACTCTTTTTATGTAGTTAGATAATTTAAGTTGTAAGAAATGGTGTTAGTAGTTTAAACAATACCTTTGAACTTTTTGATACTTCATTTGATTAATATATAATTTtatcttttgtttttcatttttaatcattaaaattatatatatatatatatatatatatatatatatatatatatatatatatatatatatatatatatatatatatatatatatatatgctcATTTTTAAAATTAGAACAGGACCTCTGAATTGATTGGGTCGGCCCTGGTTTCGATGATGCCCAATAACTCATAACTCTTTTCTCTATAAAAGAAATCACATACCTCTCTTCTCTTCAAGTCTCTAAATATTCGAGTTTTTCCAATATCATGACATCAAAAATAACATGCAAGAGTGAAAGCAACAACACAAGGGAAGTTTCCATTGAATCACTTCCAAGAGAGAGATTATGTGAAGTGGTTGGAATCGTAGCCTCTCAATCTGTTGTTAACCTTCACAACTTGAAAATGTGTTCCAAAGATTTTGTTGAACCCACGAAAGAAAAAAATGCGCTACAAAAAGTTTATTTCGACAATTTTTCAAGGATCCAATGGCATCCTTATGAGACATAATATGAACTTTTGAAAAGCTGTGAGGAATGTGGAAACACTGAAAGTTTGTTTAGCGAAGGGTTACGTCCCTACTTTTACAATCCAAATGGAGATGATGGTGGTGGTGGTCTTCAAAGATTAATGACTGTTGCTCAAAGTGGTCACAAAGCAGCAAATGTGTATGGTATGATAACGTTGTCTTCAGAAAATGATGATTCAAGAAAAGAAGGAAT contains:
- the LOC127112055 gene encoding uncharacterized protein LOC127112055 — protein: MPIENDNLDSVPIVDEVNNDDDADDDDDDDNGPRDSLNRRFTANLYTRALANGEVWDRDWLVYSKELDRVFCFCCKVFKNGIVRGQLANEDYSDWEKLYEDSNGNFLGLIEMLAEFDPIIQEHVRRVTTQKVHIHYLGHNIQNELISLLGSAIKIEIIRKIKQAKYFSVILDCTPDVSHQEQMSLIIRYVDISSASVSIEESFLGFLNVNDTSGQGLFDVLQNELKELGLDLFDVRGQCYDNGSNMKGKHQGVQKRLLDINSRAFYTTCGCHSLNLTLCDMANSCIKAMNFFGVVQRIYTKSLSSTRWESRVESVKAIRTQMLEFTEALLEVSENDLDPKIQNEVKSLATNELGDFEFLMAIIIWFEILSAINSVSKLLQEKDMLIDVAMQKIKELISYFEGYRETCFYKLFINAKEIEVELNIAQIFPQRRIIRRKRQFDENLNILSVELSEEESFRVNYLLYLVDQAVVSLNKRFEQYQEYESIFGFLFTSHKLQSLDDATLKSCCTNFEQALKHNEQSDIDGNEFFAELKLLREMLPEGTIRPTDILLLFLKGLDCFPNTVIAYRILLTIPVTVASAERSFSKLKLLKTYLRSTMSQERLNGLVLIAIENDILETIKYEDLVDYFASKNVRRKTLFICEECGNTESLFSEGLRPYFYNPNGDDGGGGLQRLMTVAQSGHKAANVYGMITLSSENDDSRKEGIEHLRPVL